One genomic window of Salvia miltiorrhiza cultivar Shanhuang (shh) chromosome 4, IMPLAD_Smil_shh, whole genome shotgun sequence includes the following:
- the LOC131022494 gene encoding probable carboxylesterase 17 yields MVQEKKVIDQVSGWLTLFDDGSVDRTWAGPPEVKFMTDAVPPHHHFVEGVATADVAASKNLKLRIYLPEKQETDAEKLPVLLHFHGGGFCISEANWYMYYAVYTRLAREARAIVVSPYLRLAPDHHLPAAIDDGLAALRWLSAGAGGEPWLHEHADMGRVFLIGDSSGGNIVHQVAAMAGGEGLRVAGAIPVHPGFCRQRRSRSEVENPETPFLTLDMMDKFLALALPAGATKDHPITCPMGEAAPPLEGMKLPPYLYCVAEQDLMWDTEMEFYEAMKRAKKEVELVVSSGVGHSFYLNKIAVDMDHTTATQTHELFQRIKQFIHYHYV; encoded by the coding sequence ATGGTCCAAGAAAAGAAAGTGATCGACCAAGTTTCCGGTTGGCTGACACTCTTCGACGACGGCTCCGTCGACCGCACATGGGCCGGCCCGCCGGAGGTCAAGTTCATGACCGACGCCGTGCCGCCCCACCACCACTTCGTAGAGGGCGTCGCCACCGCCGACGTCGCCGCCTCCAAAAACCTCAAGCTCCGCATATACCTACCGGAGAAGCAAGAAACCGACGCCGAGAAGCTCCCCGTGCTCCTCCACTTCCACGGCGGCGGCTTCTGCATCAGCGAGGCCAATTGGTACATGTACTACGCCGTCTACACGCGCCTCGCACGTGAGGCCCGGGCCATCGTGGTGTCGCCCTACCTCCGCCTCGCCCCCGATCACCACCTCCCCGCCGCCATCGACGACGGCCTCGCCGCCCTCCGGTGGCTCTCCGCCGGCGCCGGCGGGGAGCCCTGGCTGCACGAGCACGCGGACATGGGCCGCGTGTTTCTAATTGGCGACAGCTCCGGCGGCAACATCGTCCACCAGGTGGCGGCGATGGCCGGTGGGGAGGGGCTGCGTGTCGCCGGCGCCATCCCGGTGCACCCGGGGTTCTGCCGGCAGCGGCGGAGCAGGTCGGAGGTGGAGAATCCGGAGACGCCGTTCCTGACGCTGGACATGATGGATAAGTTCCTGGCGCTGGCGCTGCCGGCGGGGGCGACGAAGGACCACCCGATCACGTGTCCGAtgggggaggcggcgccgccgctgGAGGGGATGAAGCTGCCGCCGTACCTGTACTGCGTGGCGGAGCAGGATCTGATGTGGGATACGGAGATGGAGTTCTACGAGGCGATGAAGAGGGCGAAGAAGGAGGTGGAGCTGGTCGTCAGCAGCGGCGTCGGCCATAGCTTCTACCTTAACAAGATCGCCGTTGACATGGACCACACCACGGCCACCCAGACACACGAATTGTTTCAACGAATCAAACAGTTCATCCACTACCATTATGTTTAG
- the LOC131022512 gene encoding DNA-directed RNA polymerase II subunit RPB1-like: protein MDLRFPFSPAEVAKVCVVQFGILSPDEIRQMSVVHIEHSETTERGKPKIGGLSDPRLGTIDRKMKCETCMANMADCPGHFGHLELAKPMFHIGFMKTVLSILRSVCFNCSKILADEVLYVSRVFRLKFMDAFGLISMNLYSHLHLIDIGYSLY from the exons ATGGATCTGCGGTTCCCCTTCTCGCCGGCAGAGGTTGCGAAGGTCTGCGTCGTCCAATTCGGCATACTCAGCCCCGATGAGATC AGACAAATGTCAGTTGTGCATATAGAGCACAGCGAGACGACGGAAAGAGGCAAGCCGAAGATCGGTGGTTTGAGCGACCCGCGTCTGGGGACGATTGATCGGAAGATGAAGTGCGAGACTTGTATGGCGAACATGGCTGATTGCCCCGGCCACTTCGGTCACCTTGAGCTCGCCAAACCCATGTTTCACATTGGGTTCATGAAGACTGTGCTCAGTATTCTCCGCAGTGTCTGCTTCAATTGCTCCAAGATTTTAGCTGATGAGGTATTGTACGTTTCCCGAGTATTTAGATTGAAGTTTATGGACGCTTTCGGCTTAATTAGTATGAATTTGTACAGTCATCTTCACTTGATTGATATTGGGTATAGCCTATATTAG
- the LOC131022489 gene encoding protein ALP1-like: MTTDDINTLCIYLLLEEQILYQNLIFLLVAYHLLVRTTSRKRKRGSNTTAFGIIARVPDQITHMNRLVGVSDVDCLANLRMDRNTFGRLCILLRDQGGLSDGRYIKVEEQVAIFLSILAHHKKNRVVRFDFWRSGQTVSKFVHLVLKAILKLHVTLLVKPVPVPEDCTDNRWRWFKGCLGALDGTYINVQVNNVDKPRYRTRKGQISTNTLAVCDRDMKFVYVLPGWEGSAADSRILRDALRREHGLRVPKGNYYLCDNGYANSEGFLTPYKGIRYHLKEWGPNTARPQNAMELFNLRHSKARNVIERAFGIMKMRWGILRSSTFYPVKTQNRLIHCCFILNNFIRAEMPLDPIEQEFDQSCTNEQVDGDGDGEFIDGIDSSPVWNAERDAIAQAMWLNYLNNI, from the exons ATGACGACTGATGACATTAACACATTATGCATATACTTATTGTTGGAAGAGCAGATTTTGtatcaaaatttgattttcttgtTGGTAGCTTATCATCTCTTGGTTAGGACGACATCACGTAAACGAAAAAGAGGTTCTAACACAACTGCATTTGGTATAATAGCACGAGTGCCTGATCAAATTACTCATATGAATAGACTTGTAGGTGTTAGTGATGTAGATTGTCTTGCTAATTTACGAATGGATCGCAACACATTCGGTAGACTTTGCATTTTGTTGCGCGATCAAGGGGGGTTATCGGATGGTAGGTATATTAAGGTAGAAGAACAGGTTGCAATCTTCTTGTCCATCCTAGCCCATCATAAAAAGAATAGGGTTGTTAGGTTCGATTTTTGGCGCTCTGGGCAAACCGTAAGCAAGTTTGTGCACCTTGTACTAAAGGCAATCTTGAAATTGCACGTTACTTTACTTGTCAAGCCTGTTCCCGTTCCAGAAGACTGTACGGATAACAGATGGCGATGGTTCAAG GGTTGTTTGGGTGCTCTTGATGGCACATACATAAATGTGCAGGTCAACAATGTTGACAAGCCGAGGTACCGAACGCGTAAAGGTCAAATATCCACTAATACACTCGCCGTGTGTGATCGAGACATGAAATTTGTTTATGTGTTGCCTGGTTGGGAAGGGTCGGCAGCTGATTCGAGGATATTGCGGGATGCACTCAGACGAGAGCATGGTTTGAGAGTGCCTAAGG GAAACTATTACCTATGTGATAATGGGTACGCTAATAGCGAGGGCTTCCTTACTCCTTACAAGGGGATACGTTATCATTTGAAGGAGTGGGGCCCGAACACTGCTCGACCGCAAAATGCAATGGAGTTGTTCAACCTACGCCATTCAAAGGCCCGAAACGTTATTGAACGTGCTTTCGGAATCATGAAAATGCGATGGGGGATATTGAGAAGCTCGACTTTCTATCCTGTGAAGACCCAAAACCGTCTAATCCAttgttgttttattttaaataacttCATCCGAGCAGAGATGCCTTTAGATCCCATCGAGCAAGAATTTGACCAGTCGTGTACGAACGAGCAGGTGGATGGCGATGGAGATGGTGAATTCATAGATGGGATAGACTCTTCTCCCGTTTGGAATGCCGAGCGAGATGCAATTGCTCAAGCCATGTGGCTCAACTATTTGAACAACATTTGA